Proteins co-encoded in one Colletes latitarsis isolate SP2378_abdomen chromosome 2, iyColLati1, whole genome shotgun sequence genomic window:
- the LOC143351725 gene encoding uncharacterized protein LOC143351725 isoform X2 yields MLFRHASMQRIRHCCQNLNLFPYLLYSFDNSKSHPIARKVHLRFGQLLQSIAARILCLFRSFRQSLVQDIRPDESQTQESTQPKKSCKSTRKFRTVDPQKRKQHPIGLIIAVYFAPMLLIFQSIGLFSIMVFDKYTPGFIFLIAALLILGGIWLKILFHESVTYSPKHEKNKDQ; encoded by the coding sequence ATGCTGTTCCGCCACGCGTCGATGCAGAGAATCCGCCATTGTTGCCAGAATCTGAATCTCTTCCCTTATCTGCTCTACTCCTTCGACAATTCAAAGTCGCACCCCATCGCGCGCAAGGTGCATCTGCGCTTCGGTCAGCTTCTCCAGAGTATCGCAGCAAGGATCCTCTGCTTGTTCAGGAGCTTTCGGCAGTCGTTGGTCCAGGACATTCGTCCCGACGAATCCCAGACGCAGGAATCGACGCAGCCCAAAAAGTCGTGCAAGTCGACGCGCAAGTTCCGGACGGTCGATCCGCAGAAGCGCAAACAGCATCCAATCGGGCTGATCATAGCCGTTTACTTCGCACCGATGCTACTGATCTTCCAATCGATCGGCCTGTTCAGTATAATGGTCTTCGACAAATACACGCCAGGCTTCATCTTCCTCATCGCGGCTCTGCTGATCTTGGGTGGGATCTGGCTGAAGATCCTCTTCCACGAGTCCGTGACGTACAGTCCCAAGCACGAGAAAAACAAAGATCAGTGA
- the LOC143351725 gene encoding uncharacterized protein LOC143351725 isoform X1 has translation MAKVPGMVETENVVGKQTLVGRVSNMLKDGSYSGPPMLFRHASMQRIRHCCQNLNLFPYLLYSFDNSKSHPIARKVHLRFGQLLQSIAARILCLFRSFRQSLVQDIRPDESQTQESTQPKKSCKSTRKFRTVDPQKRKQHPIGLIIAVYFAPMLLIFQSIGLFSIMVFDKYTPGFIFLIAALLILGGIWLKILFHESVTYSPKHEKNKDQ, from the exons ATGGCGAAAGTACCAGGAATGGTGGAGACTGAGAACGTGGTTGGGAAACAGACTCTAGTGGGCCGTGTATCCAATATGCTCAAAG ATGGAAGCTACAGTGGACCACCAATGCTGTTCCGCCACGCGTCGATGCAGAGAATCCGCCATTGTTGCCAGAATCTGAATCTCTTCCCTTATCTGCTCTACTCCTTCGACAATTCAAAGTCGCACCCCATCGCGCGCAAGGTGCATCTGCGCTTCGGTCAGCTTCTCCAGAGTATCGCAGCAAGGATCCTCTGCTTGTTCAGGAGCTTTCGGCAGTCGTTGGTCCAGGACATTCGTCCCGACGAATCCCAGACGCAGGAATCGACGCAGCCCAAAAAGTCGTGCAAGTCGACGCGCAAGTTCCGGACGGTCGATCCGCAGAAGCGCAAACAGCATCCAATCGGGCTGATCATAGCCGTTTACTTCGCACCGATGCTACTGATCTTCCAATCGATCGGCCTGTTCAGTATAATGGTCTTCGACAAATACACGCCAGGCTTCATCTTCCTCATCGCGGCTCTGCTGATCTTGGGTGGGATCTGGCTGAAGATCCTCTTCCACGAGTCCGTGACGTACAGTCCCAAGCACGAGAAAAACAAAGATCAGTGA
- the LOC143351723 gene encoding alkaline phosphatase, with product MFKMKIFTSHFVILLIGIASATIKEDSKHWQELSKRELEEALSYKWNTNRAKNVIIFVGDGMSPDTITASRIYSASETGHLAWEKFPHIGILKTYNVDKQVPDSASTATALFGGVKTNYEVVGVNANVPLANCTASLNTDNHVDSIVSWALTAGKDTGFVTTTRVTHATPAPLYAHSADRRWECDGTMPKTAGKCKDIARQLVEDQPGRNIKVIMGGGRQVMKTNTTGTQFDPIDTWACKRQDGRDLIEEWKRDKVSRKLSFSVVENNEQLSKVNTGKVDYLLGIFANGHINMDWNREKGPKGQPSLEEMTVTALKILQRSKRGYLLVVEGGLIDFAHHRGHAAQALLETVRFSDAINATLKMINTNDTLVIVTSDHTHSMSFNGYSDRGSNILGVAQKSKHDGIPYTTLTYSTGGPNNVAYTVKNNVSVRMDPSRENTTAFTYSQQATIISDEAYHGGGDVAVYAIGPFAHLFHSVHEQNYVARVIGFAANMEPRTNSNSDVNSGWRHDSDVLITILLYCSLFFLVIVNRW from the exons ATGTTTAAAATGAAGATTTTCACATCACACTTTGTCATCCTACTGATTGGAATTGCTAGTGCAACGATCAAAGAAG ACAGTAAACACTGGCAGGAATTATCGAAAAGGGAATTAGAGGAGGCTTTGTCGTACAAGTGGAACACAAACCGAGCCAAAAACGTAATAATTTTTGTGGGCGACGGTATGAGTCCCGACACCATAACTGCCAGCAGGATTTACAGTGCTAGCGAAACCGGTCACCTGGCCTGGGAGAAATTCCCACACATTGGAATTCTTAAG ACTTACAACGTCGACAAGCAAGTGCCGGACTCTGCGTCAACGGCGACAGCACTGTTCGGCGGCGTGAAAACTAATTACGAAGTAGTCGGTGTCAACGCGAACGTGCCTCTGGCTAATTGCACCGCGAGCCTGAATACCGACAATCATGTGGATTCGATCGTATCGTGGGCACTGACTGCTGGCAAAGACACAG GATTCGTGACAACCACCAGAGTCACCCATGCTACTCCCGCGCCTTTGTACGCGCATAGCGCAGACAGGAGATGGGAATGCGATGGAACCATGCCAAAAACTGCTGGAAAATGCAAGGACATCGCGAGGCAGTTGGTGGAGGATCAGCCAGGGAGAAATATAAAG GTAATCATGGGAGGAGGAAGACAAGTAATGAAGACCAACACAACAGGTACACAATTCGATCCGATAGATACGTGGGCGTGTAAAAGACAAGATGGTCGAGATTTAATCGAAGAATGGAAACGGGACAAAGTGTCCAGGAAATTGTCGTTCAgtgtcgttgaaaataacgaacaatTATCCAAGGTAAACACTGGCAAGGTGGACTATTTGTTAGGTATCTTCGCGAATGGTCACATTAACATGGACTGGAACAGAGAAAAGGGTCCCAAAGGGCAGCCAAGTCTCGAAGAGATGACCGTCACGGCGTTAAAAATCTTACAGAGATCGAAACGGGGCTACCTATTAGTG GTCGAAGGGGGTCTTATCGACTTTGCCCATCATCGTGGCCATGCCGCTCAGGCATTACTAGAGACCGTTAGGTTCTCGGATGCTATCAACGCGACTTTAAAGATGATCAACACCAACGATACTTTGGTTATCGTAACAAGCGATCACACTCATTCGATGAGCTTCAACGGATACAGTGATCGTGGCTCAAACATCCTCG GCGTCGCTCAGAAATCGAAACACGACGGTATTCCATACACGACGCTGACTTACAGCACCGGAGGCCCCAACAACGTCGCGTATACAGTAAAAAACAACGTTTCGGTTAGGATGGACCCTTCTCGAGAAAACACCACAGCATTCACGTACAGCCAACAAGCTACGATCATATCGGACGAAGCTTATCATGGTGGCGGCGACGTAGCTGTCTATGCAATAG GTCCGTTCGCTCACCTATTCCATAGCGTGCACGAGCAGAATTACGTCGCTCGCGTTATAGGTTTTGCAGCGAATATGGAACCACGCACGAACTCAAATTCAGACGTAAACAGTGGTTGGAGACACGACAGCGATGTTTTAATTACCATTCTTTTATACTGCAGTTTGTTCTTCCTAGTTATAGTCAACCGGTGGTAG